The DNA region TCCCGGAAGTTTCTGGACTTCATCAATAAAGATGTAGAGTCTGGTTTTCAGCTGCTCTATATCTTCTCCCAGAAATCGTTCCATGATACTGAGAAAATGGGCCGGGGATGCGGAAAGCTCCTGACGCAGGGAAAGGTCGTCCAGCGTGAAGTAGAATATCCTCTCCGGACCGATGCCTTTTTTCAGTAAGTCGGAAATAAGCTGAAGTACCAGGGTACTTTTCCCGGTTTGTCTCAGGCCAATAAGGGTCAGGATCTCTTTATCATTGAGGAAGCGGACCGCCAAATCATGGATGTCCCGTTCGACAATACCTGCCGGCAGACTGAAACCGCCGCTTTTCCAGGCATTGGTGCTATAAAACAGCCTTTCATCCAAAGTCATACACCTCTCGAAATTTTATTGAGATAATTTCGAGTGTAGTCTATAAAAAGGAGGAATGCAAGCCCAAAAAATCTCCCCCCGGCTTATGTCCATCCGACCATCGTCTGATCGCCGGTGGCCCGATGGAGTGCGATTCAGGGCCGAGTAGAGATCTGGCGCCGGGGAATATACGCCCTTTAATGCATGAGGAAATCCGGGGCCTAAGTGGATTGACTCCCTCTCCGGGGTTTGTTCCCTGTCGGAGAGAATCCTAAAGAAGAGAGGGCCAGGAAACGGTCTATTTTAAAAATTCAAAAGGATAATATCGATGCCCTATTTTGATCCGATAGGTCTCAAAATCATCACGGTCAATCGTGAATATCCGCTTCGTCCTTAATGTCTCTGCGGCCGCGACTAAAGAGGCATCCGCCAGATCCATCGGATGATCGGCGTATTTCTTCTTCAAATCAAAGGCCTGGAAAAGGGCACCATCATCCATAGACCAGATAGACAACCCTTCGAAATCCTAACCAGTAACCGGCCTCTCGGGATCGGATCGCTCTCTTCCCCGATCCGGTCACGGCCAATGCGATCTTGGACCGCCTGGCCCATCACGCCTACCGCAAGACGGTGGACTGGGTCGCTGCTATTTGTTATGTCTCCCATCCTTCGTTGCCTTCTTTTCCTTGATGTATTTACGCAACTTTCCCAATGTGGAAAGAGGTGGTTCAATATTCGTGGTACCATAGTCGTGGATTGTGCCTTTTTCAGTCTTCTTCGTATATGGCCCTATAATGTATTGTTTCCAATTTGAAATGTTGAAGTCATCAGTCAATGGCTTATTGCTGTTTCTTTCACCGTAGTTTGATAGTTGACCCGTGAAGTTCTTGGCAGTCTTCTTGCCTTGCTGCTCGGCAAATGAGAAAGCGATCTTGTAGTCTATGATGCCTTTGTCGTTCTTGAACAAATCGATCATCGCTTCCCATGGAGCATTATACGATCCTCCTGCACTTGCGGTTGTTACCTTGATGGGGTACTTCACTTCAGCTATCTTGGCCTGAATCGGAAAAGTGGCGCTCTGCGGACCTTTTTCTGATGCAAGGCCAATGAGCGTAAGGGCTAACTGCCGAAGCAGTGCAGGGCCATCAAGGATGTCGATTGCATAGTTCTCTTGCATTTGTATGTTTCTTGTGAGCAGGACTCGCCCTGCTATCAGTATAGCCTCGCCACTCGACCCGTCAACGGTAGGAACAAGACCATCAAGTTTTATGTGCATATCGTCGTTTTCCATAAGTTGTACGGTAAATGAAGGGTTTCCTTGAATCCCCTTTGGCTCCAGCTTCAGCGTGAAATCTCTTGCCGAATACCATTTAGAATTCCTGGCACACAGGTGCCCCTCGTGGACCCGGTGCTCAAACGATGATCCCGAGATCGCAGCCGTACAACAAAGAAATACTATAAATGTACAAAGAAACCATTCGATCAGAAACAATTGAGGTCTATGCATTTCTTTATCTCCTTCTACGGGATATCGATTGCCTTAACCAGTAGGGCCACAGATGTAGGAATAAAAAAAGGAAGAGCGTTATTTTCCCGTCTGGTTGAAGGCTGGGAAAGGGAACGTTGTCCATTCCATTCAGTTTTTTCGCTGCATTCAACCCCTTAATCTCCATGGCCACCCTGTTGTTCCAACCCCTCCATGACGAGCGACCTCAGTCACAGGAATCCCCAGTTCCAGATAAAAGTAAAAACAGATTTTCTTCCGGAGTTCCGATACGGCCCTTTTGGCGGCTCCCTGATAGTTCCCGTAGGGTAGGTGGAACGAAGTGCAAATCACCAATATCTTCCATACAATCCAAATTGTTGGGTTCCGTTTTCTCATTTTTATCACCTCTTTTACTCTTTTTTACATTTATTTTACAAATTTTTACAAGCCTAAAAAAGATTCTTTACATCTCTGAAATAAGATACGAGAAAAATTAAGCTGAAAATCCTTAGCCGCAGCACAAAGAAAGGAGAGGGAATATGGGGAAAATGACTCGAAGGGAATTTATCCTGAACAGTTCGATGATTGCCGGAGGAACCCTTGGAGGCCTGGCCATGGGGAGTGGGGTATTTACACCCCCCCAAGCCTTAAGTGCAGAAATTAAATTTCCGGAATCAAGCTGCCAGGCCAAAAAGAAAAGCAAAAAGAAAATCCTGATCGGCTATGCCAGTTTTTGCGGATCTACCGGCGAAGTGGCTGAGGCTTTAGGGCGGGAGTTGTGTCAACAAGGGGCCCAGGTTGATATACGAGTCCTAAAAAACGTTAGGGATATTTCTTCCTATGACGGAGCCGTCTTGGGCAGCTCGGTGCGTAGTGCGTCCTGGCTGCCCGAGGCTATTGAATTCGTGCAAAACAACCAGGAGAGGTTGAGCCGGATCCCGGTGGCCTTCTTTTTGACCTGCCTGGCCTTATATAAGGATACCGAGGAAAGTCGCAGGGTAGCCGGGAGTTATATGAATCCGGTTCTCAAATCTGCACCTTCCGTTCAACCGGTTGACCTGGGGTTATTTGCGGGGGTATTGGATTACAGTAAATTAACTATTATGTATCGCATGATCATGAAATCAAAAATGAAAGACCGGGGTGTACCGGAAGGTGACTTCCGAAACTGGGAGGCCATCCAGGCCTGGGCAAGGGCCATTTATCCTTCTTTGTCAGTCGGTTAGCGCCGAGCCCGGAATTCCACTCCAATGAAAGTTAATAAGGAAGAAATCGTTATAATCGTATTCATGCCGCCGGTAATTAAAGTCAACGGTATAACTTGCGAGATTGCAATCGATAGGTAAAGGCCCTTACTCTGGTACTTCAGGGGTCATCTGGGACTGATGGGGACCAAATAGTGCTGCGGTATCGCCGGATGCGGGGCTTGCACGGTCCATGTGGACGGCGAGCCGGTCCCGCAAATCCTGTCTAATAAACAAACGTATCATCGGTCATCTCCCCGCAGGAGTACAGGCTTGATATCAACGATTGGCGTCCCGTCGATGGCCTCCACCGGCGCAACCTTCAACCTGTTCCCGGAGACCTCCAAGACCGAAACCCGATGAAGCCCTACCGGGTTGGGACGATGGGGCGACCGGGTCGCAAACACGCCTCTTAACGGTGCCTCGGCCTTCCCGCGCGGGTGCACCTGAAGCAGGTCACGTCGGGCGCGATGAAACCAGGTTAGAACGATAAGCTCGTCGCCGGCCCTGATGCCGAGAAGTCCTTGGGCTACTCGATCCGTGAGCTCCAGCCAGGCTTCGGGAGCGCCTTCGTCACCCTGGAGGGGTGCCGCCTCG from Deltaproteobacteria bacterium includes:
- the tsaA gene encoding tRNA (N6-threonylcarbamoyladenosine(37)-N6)-methyltransferase TrmO; protein product: MIEMSYTIEPIGIIRSGLTSLEAAPLQGDEGAPEAWLELTDRVAQGLLGIRAGDELIVLTWFHRARRDLLQVHPRGKAEAPLRGVFATRSPHRPNPVGLHRVSVLEVSGNRLKVAPVEAIDGTPIVDIKPVLLRGDDR
- a CDS encoding flavodoxin domain-containing protein, with product MGKMTRREFILNSSMIAGGTLGGLAMGSGVFTPPQALSAEIKFPESSCQAKKKSKKKILIGYASFCGSTGEVAEALGRELCQQGAQVDIRVLKNVRDISSYDGAVLGSSVRSASWLPEAIEFVQNNQERLSRIPVAFFLTCLALYKDTEESRRVAGSYMNPVLKSAPSVQPVDLGLFAGVLDYSKLTIMYRMIMKSKMKDRGVPEGDFRNWEAIQAWARAIYPSLSVG